The Bacteroides sp. AN502(2024) DNA segment TTGCGACTGCCGCCGGACGCGAAACCTCTTATTATTATCCCTCCGGTCTGAATTCTGAAGAGGAGCGTGGCATGACCTATCTGCCGGCTGTGAAAGCCCCTGCCGGGAAACGCCCCGGGGTGAGCTATACTTATTACGAAGGCAACTGCCGGAAGGTGGCTGACATCGACGGATGTACCCCGGTAAAGAAAGGTGAAATGCCCGGTTTCTCCATCAAAGAGGCTGCCCTTGCCGACCATTTCGCTTATCGTTTCCGCACCTTGATCCACATTCCCGAGCGGGGTGTCTACCGATTCTATACCTATTCCGATGACGGTTCCGTGCTTCGTATCGATGGCAAACAGGTTGTGGACAACGATGGCGGACACAGCGCCCGCCGTGCCGAGGGGAAGGTCGCTCTTGAACAGGGATATCATCACCTGGAGCTGCTCTATTTTGAAGATTATATGGGTGAAGAACTGGAAGTCGGCTATTCCGGTCGCAACATCCCGGAGACCGTGTTGCCGGCAGGTATGCTCTTCTTACCGGATTGATGTGTCATCGGTGGCCGAGTAGAAATCTTCGGCCACCGATTGACTATATTTACCGATTGCAAAACCTGGGATCGTCCAGCCATTGCTCTCGATACATGTGGAAATTTCCGGTGAATCTGTGAGCGGCTATACACTCGTAGAACCCGTCTTATTTCTCTGCCTTGGAAGCCGTTCTGACTTCAAAATCTTCGGAGGAGTTATTGTTGTCGACAAATTTCTTTCCATCATGTTTGCGGAAGAGTGCTTTTTCGGCATAGTCTTTAGGCCTGCTCTTCAAGTCTGCCTCCGATATGTAAACGCCTGTAAATCCCTTATCCAGTTTCTCGGATACCACATTCCACGCATATTCGGCCTGTGAGGATATTTGCACTGCGTCTATCACCCATTCATTGGGGATTTTCAGGATTTGTATGGTTCCCGAATTGTGCTCGTGTTCGGGATCTTGGCGTGTTCCGGGAATGCTCCGACCTATCTTTTCACTGTCGATCCAAGTCGTGTCCCATTTGTATTGGGGGTCATTCAGCAACTGCTCGTTTGTAACTTCTGCCGGTATTTTGATAAGTGCCACGGCACCATATTTGGGTATGAGATAAGGTAACTCCTCTGAATTCGGAGGATAAACGGAGACCATATTGGGTACATCGGGGTTTTCGGGAAACATGCCATCGTTCTCTATCTGTTCCTTGGTTCCCCATTCAAAATCCACATCGGACAGGTTGTAAGAGTTTTTATTCCACATGAAGAAGCCTTCGTCATTGTCATCCTCTCCGTCACCGGAGGATGGCGTTGGGTCGACTGTGTGGTTAAATGCCACTCTGGCTATATACACCGATTGGCCGGGGGCAATGGGTAGCCGGTTCTCGCCTACATTCCCGGGAAATCTGAGCAGAGTTTCGGTACCGATGTGTGTATCCCGAAAATCGGTACCATTGGCTAATTCGTGTAATTGGTCGGTGACAAAGTAGGTGTTAAGTAATCCCAATCCATCGAGAAACAAGGTTTGTTCGGTGGGGTTGGTGATTTTGAGGTACTGGTCCTCTTTATACGGCTGCTCGCCCAATTTACCTGCTCCCTCCCAGATTTTCCAGGTTCCCGTGTAGCATATCTCTTCGAAGATAAGGTGATCCAATTTCTTTTCCGAATCGGCTGGCGTGGGTTCTTCTCCGTTATTACATCCCACAAAGGTAAATACCGTTGCGCAGAGTGCACTGCACATGAATTTAGTAAATCTCTGATTCATTCCGTTTGTTTTTATTGATTGTTTGTTATCGATTAGTGAATTGTTACATCTTGCTCTCTCATATCAGCTTTACAAGAACCATGAGTCATATCCCATGCCTCCATCGGTGCCTCCGCCAATCACTGCTTCGTAAGTCTCTTCCGGCGATAGCATTATTTCCCGGGCTATGTGATAATAAAAAGGTTCATAGGGGTCGCTTCGGGTTGGGTCACTGTCGAATGATGAGCAGAATATCTTGATGGGGATATTGAAGCGTATGATTTCCTTCCATTCCGATTCAGATGCCGGTGCATGGAACGGAGCACATATTTTGCCGCTCTGGGCTCCTTCCGGTGCAGGGACTACGGCTTTCTTTTGTTTGTCACATTTCATCACCCTTACCGCAAGATAAAAGTGCGGCAACAGGTATGTCGGCCGAGTATAGGTACGGTCACCAAATACGTTCTCGCTCAGTTTTAAAGGCCACGGGCGTTTATCGAGTCCTATCTCTCCCAGAAAGTCGAAGTGGAAATGCCCCTTCAGTCCTACACAATCTTTATCATTGGTGGAGGCATCGTATATGTCCTTCTTTCCAAGGGGCGGGAGTAGTTTGATGTTGAACAGGTTGCGTGCTCCGTCTCCCATGTCGGCATGCGTCCAAGTGTCCCGGTAGGTATATTGGAAGATCTGTTCGGTCACTTCGCGGCGTTGCTCAAAGCTGTCTTTCCCTTTGAAGAATTCTGCTTCCACGCCATCTATCGCTCCTTCATCGGGCATTCCTTCCCTGTACCTCACATCCTTCACCTTATAAGGTTTCCCTTTGTCATCGGTGTCGCTGATGCTGAAGAATATCTGGTATTGGTCGGAGTGTTTCAATATGCTGTCGTTCAGGAATTTCCCTTCTTTGTCGTAGAAGTATAGGCAACATCCCCACATCCGGGATATTCCGCCGATGAGTCTGAAGTATTCAGGTCCCTCCTCGTTGCGTTGCTCTTCGAGGAAATTCCGGATGCTTTTTCTGTCCATGCGTACTTCTGGCATCCCCGATGAGGTGTTTCTCACTTCGGCAAACTGTTCCTGCCGCCACACTTTTCGTGTGTAAACCGGGTTCCCATGCATCATTTCATAATAGTGGCTGTGCCCCTCTTTCATCATGACGAGACAAGTGTACCAATCGGCAAAGGCACCATTGGGGTCGGGGTTGTTCACCACTGCATTTTTGTCGATGGGCAGCGTGTGTTGTCCCTCTTCATCCCCATAATAGATTTCGGCACCCGATCGGGGTGTCTTCTTTTGCAGTAAAGGATTCTCTTCATCGCTTATGCCGACATTGCCGAATATGAATTCGTTGCAGGAGGACAGTGAGCACACCGTTGCGGCAATGCACAAGCCTTGTAGTATATGTGTTAAATATCTCATAAGAAATCGTTTAAATATTAGAAAATAACAGTTGGGATGCGTCTGAACCATTCGGGATCTTTTCCGAACATTTGAAGCAGTTTCTCTCCATCTGCTTCGGGATAGACTCTCCTTACATCCTCCACGAATGTTGCCGGGTCTCCATCGGCATCCCCCATGATGCGGAATGCCAATGGATAGTCTATGTCATAGCTGTTCCAAGCAGGAGATATTTCATCGTGCTCGTGCAGCTTTCCCTTCACATTGCTTCCGCTGATGTATTTTTCGGTGTCAGTGATCATGTGCGCGATACAGATACGCATCTGGAACGTTACATTGCTCATGTTGAAATTCAGTATCCCTTTAAATCCCAGATAATCTTGTTTGGCTTTTGTATTGAGGTCTCTTTTCTGCTGGAGCAACTGTACGGGCTTTCCTATACGATGCCGGCCCAAGTCGTCCACGCCCTTTACATGGTTTCCCAAATACTCTTCCACAGGGTCCGTGTCTCTATATACGTATTGGAATATATCCCGAACCTTTTCATCAAGTTCTTTGGAATTCAATGCTTTGTACAGTTTGTATCGTTTCCCGGTTTTTGGGTAGGTGAAAATCTCTTGCGCCTTCTTTGTGGTCGATCGCTCCACCGCTTCTTGCGCCAATCCCTTCTCATACTTTACTTTGTCCACTGCCTCGCCATCAGTCTGTACATACACATTGTTGGGCGACACGATGGTGCTTTCCACGCGCTCTCCCTTGCCGTTGTCTTTAAAAGTAAAGGCATCGTAGTACAGGCTGTCCAATGTCATGGGATATACCAAATATTCCCCTGTGAGTGAATAATTTTGCAAAGTGAAGAAGTGTTGATGATGCAGTATGGTAGAACCGTCAGAGTCATCCTTGTCGTAAGTGGAAAACTGGTGGTTGATCAGTTTGCCGTTAAGGTCGTAGTACCGGAGTTCCAAGGCATAGTAATAATCCTTCGATTTCACGACATCAAAATTCTTTCTTCCTGAGGTAATGGTGATCCGTCCATCATCGTCCTTGTTGATGTCTATCTGTTGAAAGATGGGAACGGGCGGGTCTATGATGTTTGACAGTTCGTATGCTACGTACGACTGTCTGTCTTGGCTTTTCAGCGCGAGGCGGAGAATGGCCTGTACAGAGTATATTTGCTCATGCCCTTTCACGTTCCGTTCGATTGTTGATCCCGGAGCTTTTACCAAGGGTCTCAACAAATCTTCCATTTTCTCTGCCGAGCAACCGTACATCATCGTGACTGTTGCTATGGCGAATAGGTATATGGTCTTAAGCTGTTTCATTTCATTAAAAGGTAAATATGGTTTTTAGTGTGAATTTGGCTCCTTGCTCGTGGGCGTAATAGCGGAATCGATCCGTATACTCTTTGTACAGTTTGTTCAGTATATTGTCGCCCAGTAGCGTCACTTTCAAACGGCGACCATGCTCCAGTTCGGTGCTTGCTTCCAGCGAGCCGCTCAGCAGGAAATAGGCAGGCGGTGATTCGGGGACGAGATCCTTGATGGGGTCAAAGCGTCTTTGCTTCGTGACAAACAGTCCTTCGAGCGAGGCAGTCAATTCCCATTTACGTCTCTTGCCCACTGCCTTCATATACTCGCCTGAAAGCGTATACCTGTCTGATGGCATGAATGGGAGCCAGTTGTCCTGACTCAGGTTACGTGCGAAAAGCCATTCGCCTTTGGCTGCTGCACGCAGATTTTGGATGGGTTCGACGGTGACCACCATGTCGCCTCCCGTTATGCGTGCATTGTCTTGCCCGTAGATGAATTTCGGGTATTTCCCGCTGGGGTGATTGTGAAAACGGTCTGCCCCCGAGCCTATGTTGTCGTATATGTAATTGGTTATCTGTTGGTAGAACAGGCTTGGCTCCAAAGCGAACCACGAGGTGTGGTAACGTCCTCCCAAAACCGACTTGTATCCGCGTTCGCTGGTCAGCTCGTTGTTCCCCACCACCCAATATGAGCCGTGATGAAGGCCGCAGGCATATAACTCGTTCACATCGGGTGGCCTCCAGGCCCATCCCACATTGAGTCGTACATCGAGGTTCTCGTTGAATTGGTAGTAGGCGGCCACGTTTCCGGTGAAGTTGCTATACACTTTAAAGGCATTGTAGTATTTGAAGCTCGACAAGCTG contains these protein-coding regions:
- a CDS encoding DUF4876 domain-containing protein; this translates as MNQRFTKFMCSALCATVFTFVGCNNGEEPTPADSEKKLDHLIFEEICYTGTWKIWEGAGKLGEQPYKEDQYLKITNPTEQTLFLDGLGLLNTYFVTDQLHELANGTDFRDTHIGTETLLRFPGNVGENRLPIAPGQSVYIARVAFNHTVDPTPSSGDGEDDNDEGFFMWNKNSYNLSDVDFEWGTKEQIENDGMFPENPDVPNMVSVYPPNSEELPYLIPKYGAVALIKIPAEVTNEQLLNDPQYKWDTTWIDSEKIGRSIPGTRQDPEHEHNSGTIQILKIPNEWVIDAVQISSQAEYAWNVVSEKLDKGFTGVYISEADLKSRPKDYAEKALFRKHDGKKFVDNNNSSEDFEVRTASKAEK